AGATTATACTGGTGGGTCAAACTGATGTCTTAGAAGCGTTGCTTGCAAAAAAGAAATACCGTAGTGGAGCAATCGAAATAAGACATGCCTCCGAGGTCGTAAGCATGGATGACTCAACAGCAAATGCGTTAAGAAAGAAGAGAAATTCCTCCATACGAGTGGCTGTTGAGCTGGTAAAATCAGGCGAGGCACAGGCGGCGGTAAGCGCAGGGCATTCAGGGGTGGCGATGGCAACCTCACTCACGATATTAAAGAAGGCTCCCGGTGTGGACAGGCCTGCCATAGCTGTGTTAATGCCAAGAATTAAGGGGCGTTTTCTTTTAATTGACGCCGGAGCTAATGTTGACTGTAAGCCTATAAACCTCCTTCAGTTTGCTCTTATGGGATCAGCCTACTACAAGTTGGTTTATAACGTAGAGGCGCCCACAGTTGCCCTTCTAAGCATAGGCGAGGAGGATTCAAAGGGCAATGAGCTTACCAAAGAGACATTTAAATTATTAAAATCGGCAAAAATCAACTTTATCGGCAACATTGAAGGAAAGGATATTTTTAAGGGGCTTGCCGATGTGATTGTCTGTGACGGATTTATCGGAAATACTGTTCTTAAAGTAAGTGAGGGTCTGGCAGAGGCAGTAATTCAGATACTTAAGAATGAAATATCAGATTTAACTTTTGGCAAACTTGGGTTTTTGTGTTTAAGACCAGCATTCAGAAATTTTAAAAAGCACACCGATTATGACGAAAGCGGTGGCGCACCTCTATTAGGAATAAACGGCACATGCGTAATCTGCCACGGCAGGTCATCGTCAAAAGCCATACGAAACGCTTTGAAACTTACGCATCAACTTGCTATGCAGAACATAAATAAAATAATAGCCGATGATATCGCCTCACAAAATATGCTCAGAACCGAGGGAACTTAGATTTGAGCAATGCAAGAGTAATTTCAACAGGCTCATATCTGCCTGAGAAGGTTCTTACAAACAGTGATCTCGAAAAAATGGTTGACACCTCTGACACGTGGATAGTAGAACGAACCGGAATACATGAGCGCAGGA
This region of Nitrospirota bacterium genomic DNA includes:
- the plsX gene encoding phosphate acyltransferase PlsX, whose protein sequence is MIIALDAMGGDNAPGVNVDGAVESVNELPDIKIILVGQTDVLEALLAKKKYRSGAIEIRHASEVVSMDDSTANALRKKRNSSIRVAVELVKSGEAQAAVSAGHSGVAMATSLTILKKAPGVDRPAIAVLMPRIKGRFLLIDAGANVDCKPINLLQFALMGSAYYKLVYNVEAPTVALLSIGEEDSKGNELTKETFKLLKSAKINFIGNIEGKDIFKGLADVIVCDGFIGNTVLKVSEGLAEAVIQILKNEISDLTFGKLGFLCLRPAFRNFKKHTDYDESGGAPLLGINGTCVICHGRSSSKAIRNALKLTHQLAMQNINKIIADDIASQNMLRTEGT